A region of Vigna radiata var. radiata cultivar VC1973A chromosome 6, Vradiata_ver6, whole genome shotgun sequence DNA encodes the following proteins:
- the LOC106763502 gene encoding uncharacterized protein LOC106763502, producing the protein MLDAKPTATPLQPHIQLTTTGDPFSDPTQYRSLVGALQYLTITRPDLSYAVNLVSQFLQAPTNDHFQAVKRILRYVKGTMSYDLSFTRGASLNVLGYSNVDWARCIETRRSTYGYSIFLGGNLVSWSAKKQPTVARSTCESEYRAMANAAAELMWITHLLHDLHISYQAPTLLCDNKSAIFLSQNLMAHKRTKHIDIDYHFIRELVLSNKLNTQFIPSDLQLVDIFTKSLPRPLFQFFEAKLHVGPNPTLCLRGIIGNNIFDYSLPYLVFA; encoded by the coding sequence ATGTTGGATGCAAAACCGACAGCCACACCTCTCCAACCTCATATTCAACTGACAACCACAGGAGATCCATTCTCTGATCCCACTCAATATCGCTCTCTCGTTGGTGCGCTCCAGTATCTCACTATAACTCGTCCTGACTTGTCCTACGCGGTAAATTTGGTTAGTCAGTTTCTTCAAGCTCCTACAAATGATCACTTTCAAGCAGTTAAACGCATCCTTCGATATGTCAAGGGCACCATGTCCTACGACCTATCCTTCACCCGTGGAGCTTCCCTTAATGTTCTTGGATACTCGAATGTTGATTGGGCTCGATGTATTGAGACTAGGCGATCTACCTATGGTTATTCCATCTTCTTAGGCGGTAATCTCGTCTCATGGAGTGCTAAGAAACAACCAACCGTAGCTCGATCAACTTGTGAATCAGAATATAGAGCCATGGCTAATGCAGCAGCTGAACTAATGTGGATCACTCATCTTCTACATGATCTGCATATTTCCTATCAAGCGCCAACTCTTCTTTGCGACAACAAGAGTGCTATATTTCTCTCCCAAAATCTGATGGCTCACAAACGCACTAAAcatattgatattgattatcACTTTATTCGAGAGCTTGTTCTATCTAACAAACTCAACACTCAATTCATTCCTTCTGATCTCCAGCTAGTAGACATATTCACTAAAAGTCTGCCTCGACCATTGTTCCAGTTCTTCGAAGCCAAGCTTCACGTTGGACCAAATCCCACACTTTGCTTGAGGGGGAtcataggaaataatatatttgattatagtttaccttatttagtttttgCATAA